A single genomic interval of Rhodothermales bacterium harbors:
- a CDS encoding general stress protein CsbD produces MATPRMDESWNRIKTQIRAIWGDVLTDAELDKGRRDLNKLVNIIHDVTGEAHTKIRGQMNAII; encoded by the coding sequence ATGGCCACGCCGCGCATGGATGAAAGCTGGAACCGCATCAAGACACAAATCCGGGCCATATGGGGGGATGTACTGACGGACGCCGAGTTGGACAAGGGTCGGCGGGATCTGAACAAGTTGGTCAATATCATCCACGACGTCACCGGCGAAGCCCACACGAAGATTCGCGGGCAGATGAACGCGATTATATAG
- a CDS encoding Y-family DNA polymerase, with protein sequence MRPAIPFALVDCNNFFVSCVRVYEPRLRGRPVVVLSNNDGCMIARSNEAKALGLPMGAPAFKHQETIRRHGVVVKSSNFSLFSDISDRIYTTLGQFSPDVEKYSIDESFLMLPDRVDPAHIKQEVYRYTRIPVSVGIAGTKTLAKAANSMVKLDPRFEGCLRLPEGAGADPFLEGMEVRKVWGIGGQWAAKLNALGIHTAKDLKYARDALIRQKLNVVGLRVVHELRGLACMELVQEMPDRQQTICSRSFGVPLETLEKVREAVSTYTAIAAKRLRGARQQATTLHVYITTKSFGQGPHYSNSHAVMLPESTAYTPLLIRYAGKALDRIWRPGFAYRRAGVVLTGLSNNRFLQLDAFEGDRRQAESALMQALDRINEKYGRDVVFLGSTGTEKEWLSRSTEKSPCYTTQWADLLRVG encoded by the coding sequence TTGCGCCCCGCCATCCCTTTCGCTCTCGTCGATTGCAACAACTTCTTCGTCAGCTGCGTGCGCGTGTACGAGCCGCGGCTGCGGGGGCGACCGGTGGTGGTGTTGTCGAACAACGACGGCTGCATGATCGCGCGGTCGAACGAGGCCAAGGCGTTGGGGCTGCCGATGGGGGCGCCGGCGTTTAAGCACCAGGAAACGATCCGCCGGCATGGCGTGGTCGTCAAATCCTCCAACTTCTCCCTGTTCAGCGACATATCGGACCGGATTTACACGACGCTGGGGCAGTTCTCGCCGGATGTCGAGAAATACTCGATCGACGAGAGTTTTCTGATGCTGCCGGACCGGGTCGATCCCGCCCACATCAAGCAGGAGGTGTACCGCTATACCCGGATTCCGGTGTCGGTGGGGATTGCGGGTACAAAGACGCTGGCCAAGGCGGCGAACAGCATGGTCAAGCTGGATCCTCGCTTCGAGGGCTGCCTGAGGCTGCCCGAGGGCGCCGGCGCCGATCCGTTCCTGGAGGGCATGGAGGTACGGAAGGTGTGGGGGATCGGGGGGCAGTGGGCGGCGAAGCTGAACGCGCTGGGGATCCACACCGCGAAAGACCTCAAGTACGCCCGCGACGCGCTGATCCGGCAGAAGCTCAATGTCGTGGGCTTACGGGTCGTGCACGAGCTGCGGGGCCTGGCGTGTATGGAGCTGGTACAGGAGATGCCGGACCGCCAGCAGACGATCTGCTCGCGCTCATTCGGCGTCCCGCTCGAGACGCTCGAGAAAGTCCGCGAGGCGGTGTCCACCTATACGGCCATCGCCGCCAAGCGCCTCCGCGGCGCGCGCCAGCAGGCCACGACGCTCCACGTCTATATCACCACCAAAAGCTTCGGCCAGGGGCCGCACTACAGCAACTCCCACGCCGTGATGTTGCCGGAGTCGACCGCGTACACCCCGCTGTTGATCCGGTACGCCGGCAAGGCGCTGGACCGGATCTGGCGGCCCGGCTTCGCCTATCGGCGCGCCGGCGTGGTGCTCACCGGGCTCTCGAATAACCGATTTTTGCAACTTGATGCCTTCGAGGGTGATCGCCGGCAGGCGGAGTCCGCCCTGATGCAGGCGCTGGATCGCATCAACGAGAAATATGGCCGGGATGTCGTTTTCCTTGGCTCCACCGGCACCGAAAAAGAGTGGCTGTCCCGCTCCACCGAAAAGTCGCCCTGCTATACCACCCAGTGGGCGGATCTGCTGCGGGTGGGGTGA
- a CDS encoding S24 family peptidase, which yields MRFQTQAQDYTDEPLNLHTFLVKRPAATQFIRASSDAMEGAGILAGALLVVDHSLKPRTGDIVVATVRGEFMLRTLRSENGLASLVASHSDYPDVALGEDDEIWGVVVAAINRYRTR from the coding sequence ATGCGTTTTCAAACCCAGGCGCAGGACTACACCGATGAGCCGCTCAACCTGCACACCTTTCTTGTCAAGCGGCCAGCCGCCACGCAGTTTATCCGCGCCTCCAGCGATGCGATGGAGGGGGCCGGCATCCTCGCTGGCGCGCTGCTGGTGGTGGACCACTCCCTCAAACCTCGCACCGGCGACATCGTGGTCGCCACCGTACGAGGTGAGTTCATGCTCCGTACGCTCCGGAGCGAAAACGGCCTGGCCTCCCTGGTCGCCTCCCATTCCGACTACCCGGATGTAGCCCTGGGCGAGGACGACGAGATCTGGGGCGTGGTGGTCGCGGCCATCAATCGCTACCGGACGCGATGA
- a CDS encoding TIM barrel protein, whose product MYTRRQFLSVSAAAAVAAACQSETPPVPPAAPATTHLDRVGLGLFTIPRLLNEDFAGTLAMLAGIGYKELEFFGPYTYSVPEAHAYWNPIGEQLGIPKTGYFGHTPQEVRTLLDQHGLTSPSMHIDLPSLRQSLGPMLEAANVIGQRYAGISNIPDPDRPNLDAYKRMADEFNTIGARMQEAGVKLLYHNHGYGFAEMEGQIPMNVLLDRVDPDLVALEMDIFWTVAAGVDPVAYLEAYPAHYRLMHLKDMKEQVRFAGDGGSAPQWIELFPYIADAGSGVLDFPRILSAAKKAGVQHFYLEYDITATPKETLENSYRYLSTVELAA is encoded by the coding sequence ATGTACACCCGTCGCCAGTTTCTAAGCGTGAGCGCCGCCGCGGCTGTCGCCGCCGCGTGCCAGTCCGAAACCCCCCCTGTACCCCCCGCCGCACCCGCGACGACCCATCTGGATCGGGTGGGGCTCGGGCTGTTCACCATCCCGCGGTTGCTGAACGAGGACTTCGCCGGCACGCTCGCCATGCTGGCCGGGATCGGGTACAAGGAGCTGGAATTTTTTGGGCCCTACACCTACAGCGTCCCCGAGGCGCACGCCTACTGGAATCCGATCGGCGAACAGCTGGGCATCCCGAAAACCGGGTATTTTGGGCATACGCCGCAGGAAGTGCGGACGTTGCTCGATCAACACGGGCTGACCTCGCCGTCGATGCACATCGATCTTCCTTCACTCCGTCAGAGCCTCGGCCCGATGCTCGAAGCCGCGAATGTCATCGGCCAGCGGTACGCCGGCATCTCGAACATCCCGGATCCCGACCGCCCCAACCTGGACGCGTACAAGCGGATGGCCGACGAGTTTAATACGATCGGCGCGCGCATGCAGGAAGCCGGCGTCAAGCTGCTGTATCACAACCACGGCTACGGCTTCGCCGAGATGGAGGGTCAGATCCCGATGAACGTGCTGCTGGATCGGGTCGACCCGGACCTCGTCGCCCTCGAGATGGATATCTTCTGGACAGTGGCCGCCGGCGTGGACCCCGTGGCCTACCTGGAGGCCTATCCCGCACATTACCGGCTGATGCACCTCAAGGACATGAAAGAGCAGGTCCGCTTCGCCGGCGACGGCGGCAGCGCCCCGCAGTGGATCGAGCTGTTTCCGTACATCGCCGACGCCGGCTCCGGCGTGCTCGACTTCCCCCGCATCCTGTCCGCCGCTAAAAAGGCCGGCGTTCAGCATTTTTACCTTGAATACGACATCACCGCAACGCCGAAGGAGACGCTGGAAAACAGCTACCGCTACCTGTCGACCGTCGAACTCGCCGCCTGA
- a CDS encoding TonB-dependent receptor, translating to MYTLRHGVGRGLLLGLALMIEASVVVAQPAIEGRVLAGGKPVPFANIGVRGTTMGTAADLEGRFRLAPLQEGVYRLVASAVGFETIERDISVATGRTTAVEIEMEEATIEAGAIVVTGTLVETYVKDSPVKVEVISPRYLEKIPTANIMEVLENVNGLYQQVDCAVCGTNSIRINGMDGPYTAVLIDGMPIMSSLATVYGLNGISPSLIKQVEIIKGPISTLYGSEAMGGVINIITKSPLSSPRLSVNTFGTSDGEYAADIGIVPSRGRLSTLLSGTLFYNNRYLDENGDDFADLTLTKRVSLFGKGALAGADGLKRLDLSARYYFEDRMGGTAGFIDAFSDALRGSSTLYGETIRTQRAELIGSYHLQPAQGIRVDFAFNDHDQDSYYGRDSYQARQTTGFTQLLYPIRRGQRHAWLLGAAMRVQRYDDNTGSTGRFDDAGALVENRPDDRVVPGLFVQQEAAWSDAVRMLSGLRVDYQKDAGFVASPRLSLKLEPLERTTLRLNAGTGFRVVNLFTEDHAAYSGARATVLLEDLRPERSVSGVASLQHIAPFGANPLTIDLEGFYTYFTNKIEPDYTTPGLIVYENLDGSATTRGVSLTLSQSLTAIPLTYTVGGTVMDVFVAEAGEKTPLEFAPDFQGVLNATYRLPLGFAVDYTVNLTGPMKLPEYAPPFERPAFSPTFSVHNLQVTRDLDLPAGGLVQVYAAIENLLDYTQVAPLIDPQNPFGDRFDTAYVYGPIHGRCMGLGVRLIVR from the coding sequence ATGTATACACTTAGGCACGGGGTAGGGAGAGGACTGCTTCTGGGGCTGGCCCTGATGATCGAGGCATCGGTTGTCGTGGCGCAGCCGGCCATCGAAGGACGCGTGCTGGCCGGCGGGAAGCCCGTCCCGTTTGCGAACATCGGCGTGCGGGGCACCACAATGGGGACCGCCGCCGATCTGGAGGGCCGGTTTCGTCTGGCGCCGCTGCAGGAAGGCGTTTACCGCCTGGTCGCCTCGGCTGTCGGCTTCGAGACCATCGAGCGCGACATCTCGGTGGCCACGGGGCGTACGACAGCGGTGGAGATCGAGATGGAGGAGGCGACGATCGAGGCCGGCGCCATCGTCGTGACCGGCACGCTGGTAGAGACCTACGTGAAGGACTCGCCCGTCAAGGTCGAGGTGATCTCGCCGAGGTATCTGGAGAAGATCCCTACAGCCAACATCATGGAGGTGCTGGAGAATGTGAACGGGCTGTACCAGCAGGTCGATTGCGCCGTGTGCGGGACTAACTCTATCCGCATCAATGGGATGGACGGTCCCTATACGGCCGTGTTGATCGACGGGATGCCGATCATGAGCAGCCTCGCGACCGTCTACGGGCTAAACGGCATCAGTCCGTCGCTCATCAAACAGGTGGAGATCATCAAAGGACCGATTTCGACGCTGTACGGGTCCGAAGCGATGGGCGGCGTGATCAACATCATCACCAAAAGCCCCCTGTCCTCGCCCCGGCTGTCGGTCAACACCTTCGGCACGAGCGACGGCGAATACGCGGCCGATATCGGGATCGTGCCCTCACGCGGCCGGCTGTCGACCTTGCTTTCGGGTACCCTCTTCTACAACAACCGCTACCTGGACGAAAACGGGGACGACTTCGCCGATCTGACGCTCACCAAACGGGTGTCGCTGTTTGGCAAGGGCGCCCTCGCCGGCGCGGACGGCCTCAAGCGTCTGGATCTGTCGGCCCGGTATTATTTCGAGGACCGAATGGGCGGTACCGCCGGCTTCATCGACGCGTTTTCCGATGCGCTCCGCGGCTCCTCGACGCTGTATGGCGAGACGATTCGGACGCAACGCGCCGAGCTGATCGGATCGTATCACCTCCAGCCGGCGCAGGGGATTCGGGTGGATTTCGCCTTTAACGACCACGATCAGGACAGTTATTACGGCCGCGACAGCTACCAGGCGCGGCAGACCACCGGTTTTACGCAACTCCTCTACCCGATTCGGCGCGGCCAGCGACATGCCTGGCTGCTCGGTGCCGCCATGCGCGTGCAGCGGTACGACGACAACACCGGCTCCACGGGGCGCTTTGACGACGCCGGGGCGCTGGTCGAAAATCGCCCGGACGACCGGGTGGTGCCCGGTCTGTTCGTGCAGCAGGAGGCGGCGTGGAGCGACGCCGTTCGCATGTTGAGCGGGCTCCGGGTGGACTACCAGAAGGACGCCGGCTTCGTCGCCTCTCCGCGCCTGAGCCTCAAGCTCGAGCCATTGGAGCGGACCACGCTCCGGCTCAACGCCGGCACTGGCTTCCGGGTCGTCAACCTCTTCACGGAGGACCACGCGGCGTATTCGGGCGCGCGGGCCACCGTCCTCCTGGAAGACCTGCGGCCGGAGCGCTCCGTCAGCGGCGTGGCCAGCCTGCAGCACATCGCGCCTTTTGGCGCTAACCCCCTCACCATCGACCTCGAAGGTTTCTATACGTATTTCACGAACAAGATCGAGCCCGATTACACAACCCCCGGGCTGATCGTGTACGAGAACCTCGACGGCTCGGCGACCACGCGGGGCGTTTCGCTCACCCTCTCCCAGAGCCTGACGGCCATTCCGCTGACCTACACTGTCGGCGGGACGGTGATGGATGTGTTTGTGGCCGAGGCCGGCGAAAAAACGCCGCTGGAATTCGCGCCTGACTTTCAGGGTGTGCTCAACGCCACGTACCGGCTGCCGCTGGGCTTTGCCGTCGATTACACGGTGAACCTGACCGGACCCATGAAGCTGCCCGAATACGCCCCGCCGTTCGAGCGGCCAGCTTTTTCGCCGACATTCAGCGTCCATAACCTGCAAGTGACCCGGGATCTGGACTTGCCGGCCGGCGGACTGGTGCAGGTGTATGCGGCCATTGAGAATCTATTGGATTATACACAAGTCGCGCCGCTGATCGACCCCCAAAACCCGTTTGGCGACCGGTTCGATACGGCGTATGTCTACGGCCCCATCCACGGCCGGTGCATGGGGCTGGGCGTCCGGTTGATCGTTCGGTAA
- a CDS encoding thioredoxin fold domain-containing protein, producing the protein MNRFVLVALLILLVARSSDAWAQPSWARLDEASRAAAGATMPVLVYVHAPGCGPCLKMEREVFPHVAPLLDRFARARLDLDDSESRLVIDDVALSPAEWAHRLGANATPTFIFLEPGGGVITRTSGYTDTRGFALLLAYVATGAYRHARFEAYVEQAGGRP; encoded by the coding sequence ATGAATCGCTTCGTCCTGGTGGCTCTGCTCATACTCCTCGTTGCACGTAGTAGCGACGCGTGGGCGCAGCCATCCTGGGCACGTCTGGACGAGGCGTCGCGCGCGGCGGCCGGCGCGACGATGCCGGTGCTGGTATACGTGCACGCTCCGGGATGTGGGCCGTGCCTCAAGATGGAGCGCGAGGTATTCCCGCACGTGGCCCCGTTACTGGATCGCTTCGCACGGGCCCGGTTGGACCTGGACGACAGCGAAAGCCGTCTGGTCATTGACGACGTCGCGCTGTCGCCGGCCGAGTGGGCGCACCGGCTGGGCGCCAACGCCACGCCGACATTCATCTTCCTGGAGCCGGGCGGAGGCGTCATCACGCGTACCTCGGGCTATACGGACACGCGGGGTTTTGCGCTTTTGCTGGCGTATGTAGCGACCGGGGCCTATCGACACGCGAGGTTCGAGGCCTACGTCGAGCAGGCCGGCGGACGGCCCTGA